In Corylus avellana chromosome ca2, CavTom2PMs-1.0, the following proteins share a genomic window:
- the LOC132172334 gene encoding uncharacterized protein LOC132172334, translating to MGNQITRRRSDATGKVVLSDGTVHEFDDPLTVAELMLEHSQQVVVELQSAVKEKRPTPLPADMKLETKKIYVMLPVKRGKPAAISGEEVRRILLSANVSALRSRSLLSSPRFLPLFCRICPASLGDHAQGFALQKNESVETTEERFVPEFPPEILDERPEYLSRQLSGKGWKPSLDTIREKKVKKKLSRLLF from the coding sequence ATGGGGAACCAAATAACACGCCGCCGATCAGATGCCACCGGAAAAGTTGTTCTCTCCGACGGCACGGTCCACGAATTCGATGACCCATTAACCGTCGCCGAGCTGATGTTGGAGCACTCGCAGCAAGTCGTGGTTGAGTTGCAGTCGGCTGTGAAAGAAAAGCGGCCGACTCCATTGCCGGCCGACATGAAGTTAGAGACGAAAAAGATTTACGTAATGCTTCCTGTAAAGCGAGGGAAGCCAGCTGCAATTTCCGGCGAAGAAGTTCGCCGGATTCTTTTAAGCGCAAATGTTTCAGCTCTGCGTTCGAGGTCTCTTTTGTCTTCGCCAAGGTTTCTTCCACTGTTTTGCCGGATATGCCCGGCAAGTTTAGGGGATCATGCACAAGGGTTTGCGCTGCAGAAGAATGAAAGCGTGGAGACGACGGAGGAGAGATTCGTCCCGGAGTTTCCGCCGGAGATATTAGATGAGAGGCCGGAATATTTGAGTAGGCAATTATCAGGCAAGGGGTGGAAACCCAGTTTGGATACGATAAGGGAGAAGAAGGTCAAGAAGAAGTTGTCTCGCTTGCTGTTTTga
- the LOC132169156 gene encoding uncharacterized protein LOC132169156 — MGNYVSCCFPQSLGAQTAKLFDAHGNLQQIKLPVKAAELMLEQPGHAVAPVEELRQTRRISAMKADDELSAGKVYLLVPTGKVHCKVSELEMAIIELTCKKRASMLKPSGSKVSPATSAAEPTEAGEDDVKAFGGDQAAGLPGHQFWNNKRWSPVLEPISEAL; from the coding sequence ATGGGAAATTATGTTTCTTGCTGCTTTCCTCAATCCTTGGGAGCTCAAACTGCAAAGCTCTTTGATGCTCACGGTAACCTACAACAAATCAAGCTCCCTGTAAAAGCTGCCGAGCTCATGCTGGAACAACCCGGCCACGCCGTTGCTCCGGTGGAAGAGCTACGGCAAACTCGGCGCATATCGGCCATGAAGGCCGACGACGAGCTGTCGGCAGGAAAGGTTTACCTTCTGGTGCCCACGGGTAAAGTTCACTGTAAGGTTTCTGAGTTGGAGATGGCAATAATAGAGTTGACTTGTAAGAAAAGAGCAAGCATGTTGAAGCCAAGTGGTTCCAAGGTTTCACCGGCTACGTCCGCGGCGGAGCCGACAGAGGCGGGAGAAGATGATGTTAAGGCTTTTGGAGGGGATCAGGCTGCTGGACTTCCCGGCCACCAGTTTTGGAACAATAAGCGGTGGAGTCCTGTTTTGGAGCCCATTTCTGAGGCCTTATGA